The Prionailurus bengalensis isolate Pbe53 chromosome B1, Fcat_Pben_1.1_paternal_pri, whole genome shotgun sequence genomic interval TTACATTTCACTTCTGCTTGTAGCCCCTTGGTAAGAACTTATTCATGTGGTCATACATTACTAcaggggaagctgggaaatgCTGACGTTATTGTGGATAATCATTTGCTCAGCTAAAAATCCAGGATTTTATAGCTTTGAGAAAAAAGGCAAGAGCAGATGTTGAAAAGCagtttattacatattttagcTGGCCTCATCTCCCATCTGACTTAGGAATGCTCGCTGGTGTTTGAAATCCTCTACGACCTGCCCTCTGTGATAACCTAGAATATCATTGGATATTTCCATTAAGAAGTTCTTCCAAGTCAAACCTGGTACCCTGCACACAGgtgctgacattttttttctcttgaaataacATTGAagtacttcttaaaaaaaaaaaagtcaaagccctacaaagacaaagaaatcaaGCTTGAATATAATAGCACAAAATTCTCAAAGCTGGAAAACAGGTCCAAGAATGGTAAGATgatggggcatctaggtggctcagtcagttaagtgaccaactcttgatctcagctcatgtcatgatctcacggtttgtgagttcacccccgtgtcaggctctgcactgacggcttggaggctgcttgggattctctctctctctttctctctctgcccctcccctgcttgttctctctctctctctctctgtctcaaaatcaataaataaacattagcaaaaaCAGAATGGTAAGGTGACTTAGTAGGCTACTGATGCTCAAATATAAGcctagaggaggaggaggcaagcTGAATCACTCCAGGGGTCCCCCCAAATTCTCAGGAATTGGAAGCAACCGAGAACTCTAAAAACCGAACTGACAGAGGATTGACTAGAAGAATGTGAGGCAGCAGCATGACCACAAGATCTTTTTTCCCACCCTGGAAGAAGGATGGAGATTACTCTCAATCAAGGATGACCCAGAGGATTCTAGGACACCAGTCATGTCTGAGGACAAAATATTATAGGTAGGATTCAACGGAAATCTAGAAACTAAATAGTGAGACCCAAAGCCCTTATCCCCTGCTCTACAGTCAGAATGCTGCAACCAAATGAGTATCCCTCGGGCAGGAAATGCAAAATGTTGTCTCCAGGGAAGCTGGTCAGTCCAAGAGAAATGTCTAGCAGACACTGAACGGGTGGGCATCTCAGTGACACGGCCCAGCCCAGTCTGTTTGTAAGCCCTCCCCATGTCCACTGAGGTTCCAAttagcttttattcttttcacttatttaaaacaGGAATGGCAAACCAAaatttaatagatatttgttaGAAGGCCTCTAATATGAAACAGACCTACACAAAGAAGTAGTGGGGGAAAAATCAACTGAGGGCATCAGGATGatatagcaagaaaaaaatttcaaaaatagaaaatcctCAAAGAGAACAGATATTCTATACATTGTGAACAAATatgctataaaaaggaatgttCAGAGACAAAAAAGGTGTTGAAACTAAAAATTTGATATAGACAAAACAAGTCAaattgataaaatgataaaaaaaagtaagaacttCTCCAGAAGgcacaggaggaaaaagaaataaaaaatggagaaaaaagattagaaaaattgAGACTCAAGTTGAAGATGTCTAATGTCTCAGTGAAATTCtgggaagagagaacagaaaacagaaaaggaggaaaacctttttaattttttttaatgtttatttatttctgttcttttttaaaaaaaattaatgtttatttttgaaggaggaaaacttttaaaagactCTTCTTTACACAAAATTAGAATCTATCTCCTTATGGTTTTCATACATTGGCCTTGGACTTAGCATTTTAATCTGTGGAGAATAGATTATTCCTTCTATCACATCCAATTATTTGAGGAAATTTAGTATCTTTAAGatcatagagaaaaaaagacattgcTGTGTAGTCAGTTCAATGATAATACTCTGAGTGCAGATAAAGCTCACTGGCTGAGTTCAGAACTGAGTCCCAGCTAACTCATACATCTGTTCCTCTAGATATCAACTTTTAGAACTTCCTTGCTTGTTTCTCTGATCATCATTGTGAATTTCAGTCCAAACTTTCTAGCCCTGACTCTACTTCTTGATTTATATGCTGCTTCCCATGGGTTATATGAGGTGGGGGTCCAAGGGACAactctcctctcttcctggaGGGTTCTATTTATGTCCCCTAGTTTGGATTTCCTCACTACCGAAGAAGGACAAGCTACTGTTAGATTATGTCCACCATTTAATGGATGGTGCCTGTGGGGAAACACAATGTTCCAGGCATTAGaagagcacagagcacaatgggACCACCACTCTTAGCATAAGTCCGAGATACTCTCCAAGGACATTTTACCAAGATCACAGTGCTTACTTTGGCAGCCATATCACACAGCCTTATACTCAGCGTCACTAAATTCCTTAAAGCTTTTTGACAGATGCTCCTGTTTAGTTACATCTCCAACAAccccaaagttatttttttctggaaccaAATGAAGGCCTTGGCACttatcttcttaaatttctttattcCCACTGTTGGCAATTATCACGAGCTTGGCTCAAATGCTGCCAGTAGCTGAAAGCCTACCATCTCGCAAGAAAACACATTCCATCATCAATAGTTCCAATGCTAAAAAATTATgcttcattttgagttaatatctgccctttttaaattactttttagttCCAGTTCTGTGTTTTAGAGATAGTCAGGATAAGTAcaatttttcatccttttgatTGCTGTGCCATATATGAAGGTGGCCATTAGGTTACACTTCGTTTGTTTTGTTCTCCCCAGTGAAGAGTGCCAAGTTTTTCAGCCAATCCTTATAAAAAGTGGTTTTCAGACCCTTCTCTAACTTGGCTACTGTCCTCTGGGTTTGCTctgatttttaatgtatttcacaAAATATAGCTCTTAGAACTAGCAAAACAGCTGAGCAAAGTTTCCAACTGAACTCAGTTTGAGCCTCTACCAAGTAGGTGACCTGGACTCTTGACACAACCTCTCTTCACCTCAtctcctcatttataaaatgagataatacctACTTCACAAAATTGTTGTAAGTACCAGAGGACCTAATGGGTACATGAAATATTTAGCACACTGCCTAGCATAAAGGGGGCAGCCCTCTAAATGTTAAGCATGTTAATTTCTAATCACATACTTTGCTCCGAATAAGGCATCGTGATTTGTGTCAGCTTTATTTGGGACTTTGTTTAGCTCACTGCAGTATCTCAGGCACCTAGAATTGTACTTAGCACACTCCTTAGGTAAGTACTCAAGGATGTTTTTATTCCTGATGTGAACTGTAATCCATCTTGTACTTATTTAATGTGCATATGGAAGACACTTGAAGGCTGATTCTAGGTTGATTCTAGTTGCATTAGGGTCATGGGATTATGAGTGgcactttattcttttctccctttccaaaaTAATGATATTTCCCAAACTAAGGCACCGGTTGGGAATATTGTGATCAATACATGTGACAAAATAtaatgcagccattaaaaagggatgtttcagggcgcctgggtggcactgtgctctctctatcaaaaataaccattaaaaacaatttttaaaaaaatttttttaacgtttatttatttttgagacagagagagagagacagagcatgaacgggggaggagcagagagagagggagacacagaatcggaagcaggctccaggctctgagccatcagcccagagcccgacacggggctcgaactcacggaccgcgagatcgcgagatcatgacctgagctgaagtcggacgcttaactgactgagccacccaggcgccccaaaaacattttttttttaaaaaggctgatGTGTCATTGATTTGGAAAGGTTTCAAAAAGAGgttatcaaattaaaaaagtggtttataaatacattatgatgttgtttttaaatacatatgagTAAGCAATTAAAATACTCAAATAGCTGTAATTATATGGTAGTTATTATTTATCTACAACTtagaatttttctataaaaacatgtttctttctGACAAAACACAATAGATTGAGATAAAACAAAGTAGGATCTACAGGTAAAATAACACATCTGCTAGGAGTCTGCCCTAATATTTGTACAAATTGCTTACTTACTACCTTACTATATACTTCACATAGTCTCTCATCAAAATTGGCTAAATTTCTTACCATAACTCGATAAGTAAATCAAACTCTCCATTTCCTTAGATTATGGTTTTAAAGAATAACTCACGTTATTGCTCATGGAAGCCACAAAAATTAATGAAGCTTTAAAAGAAaggtttttgaaaagataagtAATAAGTGTTATGTAATATATGAGGTAATACACAGGTTAATATGTAGTGTCACTGTAAACCTGGGTTTTCTACCTGCTGCGGCCACTAACTCTGTAGTAGGTCTtctgacaacttaaaaaaaaaaaaaaaatcttatcaaggggcgcctgggtggctcggtcagttgagcttccaacttcagctcaggtcatgatctcacggtttgtgggttcgagccctgcgtggggctctgtgccagcaactcagagtctggagcctgcttctgattctgtgtctccctctctcgttgcccctcccccaatgatgctctgtctctgtctctctctccttcaaaagtaaacattaagaattttttttaaataaaaatataaaacttatgaAGATTCTGGTGCTTACTGTCCCTTTTAGaataaatattcaaacattttataactttcaaatcatgatttatttctgtaattatcagtaaaaatggaagaattattACTGATTTTGGTAcggaagttgatttttttttaattgttgcttcttttattttaagctCTTCCATTCGGTAAAATCCCCATTTTGGAAGTCGATGGACTTAACCTCCACCAGAGCCTAGCAATAGCAAGATACCTGACCAAAAACACAGGTAATATGTTTATTGTGTGGAAGAGTTTTGataaccgaaaaaaaaaaaatacaggacatATATTTGCTACTCAtcaaacaattttattattgaaCATTATAGtgtaaagaagaatgaaactaaatgCTAGAGAAGTATCGATGATAACGCAGGTTATTTGTTGTACGAGTTATTTATTGTAATATTAgtaaaagacatgaaagaaacaAACCTAATCAGCAGAGGCTAGACAGTGGTGCTTCTATGTAGCTGAAAAAGGAGCAAAGATGCCCTTAACAAACTTGTGAGGAAAGATCTGTAGGATATATGGGGGATGCTTATATTGAGTGGgatatatagatttattttcataaagaaataatagaagaataccaacccccgcccccccttccgaACGGAATGGTAGGTAAGGGAGCACAATGAGaggatgggagtgggggtggaagTTAGTCTTCATTGgatacagttttatattttgaatttttgaactATAAGAATATATTgcctattaaaaaattaacattttaatatagtCGATCAAATCCAGTGTATTTCTGGGCTTAAAATGGTCTTATTTTATAGACCTGGCTGGAAAAAACAGAACTGGAACGATGTCAAGCTGATGCGATTGTGGACACATTGGATGATTTCATGGCACGTTTTCCTTGGGCAGagaaaaaacaagatataaaagtAATGTGATCAGTTCGTTGTTACTATTAATCATATCCACTTGCCAGGCATTAGGTGGCTTGCTTTAAAATGGCCTTTCTATCAAAGTAAGACATAcctatagttttaaaatatcaaattacattaaatttaaaacaaagtacaGCGATTTCCTGCTTTACCTCTTCACATTAACCCCTCCTCAGACATAACCCTCGTTTAGCTAGTTCTTTAAGACAAGTACATATGGCTTTCTTTGATTCACTAATTTTAGATCGTTTCTCTGGACTTATTACTAAGGTAATAAGAATTTATCTCTTATGTAATCATCATCTCTGCTTCCCTTCTTCccaattttaatgatattaaaatgttttgttcaaATTGATATTTGGTTGTTACATTAGTATTCCTAGGCAAATATTATACAGAACTGTGAATTGTACtatactttatttcctttctcactTTACCTCCTCGAAGTTACTAATTGCCTTTCCTTCATTTGCCTAATTGCTTTTACACTTACCACTAAACCTTCCCACACCATCCAGTAGCCTGCCAATACGATTTTCCACAAGGTCGATGATACCAGATAATCTATTATGTCCCCTATTTTCTTGGAGATACCTGGCCGAGATCCTCTCTTTTTTGCTGAACTGTCTAGGTTTCTGCACATCTGTCTTCACCAGACTTCCCTTCACTGTCATCCCAGGGATGTCTTTCTCCTGAGTGGAGTCCTATTGTTTCCTGAATGCCATCTCTGTCTTTTACTTACTTCTTTATTTGGGGTGCATCCTCCAGGATTCCAAAAGTTAAAATGAAGGCTTGATGACAAGAGGTGTGATGATGACAGACAGCATGGATATGTCTGTCTTGTGTGCCACACTGCTTCAGTCTGGTTTGGTCGCCCTAAACACCTGGTGCACAGTTGTCATCCTGAGATCTTTATTACcctaattttcctctttttttggtctctgtctttccccacaAGCCAGACCACCCTTTATAATCCATGATAAAGAATAGGAAGATTAAAAAGTTTACCCAAAGCCCTCGGCATGTGGACAGGGTTCGTTGATTTTGAGCATCACCAGGCCATTTGCAGAGTATTTCCCCACAGCACTATCTTTAGGGACTAGAAAGAGTCCCAAGAGAGGACTTCCAGTCTTTTGCCTGGAAATAAAGTTGTGGCTGCCAGTGTTCtgagaaacaatcagcaaagagAGGGCTAAGAATCTCAGAACTTAGAGTTCAGTGTGCATATATTCATTTAATCTCCTATTTTGAATACATTATGAATGACAACTCCCAACCCACAAACCATCGATTTCACCCTCTCGAGCCTTCTGCTAATGATGGGGCAGAGGCACGTGTCAAGTGTAAAATGAAGGAGGAAATCTCATGCTAAAACGACTTCTTCCACAGCTTTCCACCAGTCCTGACATTATCCTCTCTCTTACCTCCTTACCCCCAATTCTCGATATATCTTGCCTCTTCCTGAACCATTTGAGGGTGTGATGAGGTAGATATTAAAGTTTTCAGCTTTACCTTTGCAGATACCATTCAACCATTTTCTTTACGGcttcaaattttgttttgtcttgtctcCTGTTTTCCACCTCTTTGTGGGCTCTATCTTTTCAAAAATACGTATTTACTGTGGTTTTTGgatgaaaaatatgtatgtgtgtcaCATCCATCATCTTTATCCAGAATTCTAAATAGACCTTGCTGGTTATTCTCCATTACAGCCCCCTAGTGGTGTCCTGTAGGGCCTCATTACAAtcgtattttaaaatgtatttacttgttTGTCTCCTCCAGTAGAACACCCATGAGGGTAGTAATTATGTCCGTGCTACTCACTCATGTCCCCACACCTGGCACTGCACCTCTCACTTAGCAGGCACTACATATGTGATGcgtgagagacagcaagagctgAACTTCTCAAACACCACGTGCGGGTGTGGCTCCAGCCCCTTCACACACGTGGTCTCAGCCAGTCCCCCCAATCCACCCGTGAGATAAGTGCTTTCTATCACCATGCTCACTCTGCACATGAAGAAACTAAGAGATAGAGTGGTTATGGAGTTGCCTCATCACCtgtgcattctttcttttaaattagtgACTAACACCCAGGGCCTCCCTTAGGGAGAAACTATGATGTTCATTtttccagatggagaaactgaggttcatgTAGCATAAGTAACTTGTATATGGTTATTTAGCTAGTAAGTAGTACACAAGGAATTCAAATCCCAGCCACTCGGACTCAGACTCCATGTTCTCAACCGCTGGTTTTAATGCCAGCAGCTGGTCACTATGTATGTCTTATCGCTTATGGTCTGTATCCAAAAGTTACAGCATGGGATGACAGTCTTATCAATTTGTTTAAACATATTTATGCTAAATACAACTTACTTAACTAGGAATTTCTGATTTCAATAGAGATATTTGGAACATCAAAGTATTCACATTTCCTGATTCCTTGACATGAATGTAATGGCTGACTAACCAgcacaaagtttaaaataaaagctcagcTTTGATTTATAGCAATTACCTTCAGGCTCTGGAGTCACACTGCCAGGCTTGAATTCTGATTCCCTTCTTACTAGTTGTCACATAACTACCTATCAATAGTTCAAATTCTTTGTCTGTAAAGTAGGGATACCACAGAATCTACTTTGAAGTGTGTTGGCAGGATTAATGAAAAGTTAGCATGAGTACCTATGACAAGGTAGCAATGTTTTGAGAAATATTAGATATTATAATTATTCTATGATATATAATTAATAGTGCTTGTATAGTTCATTgctcattgtttttccttttgtcagaCATGGCCATCTATATTTAACACATCCTTATAAGTGCAGAGACAAGTAGATACATAATCTCCAATTTAGAGAAATGTATCTAAAACTTTCCCTTCGATGTGCTAAAGACCCCACTGATTGGCAATCTATCAATCGATGGGCTTgttcttctctatttctctattttgtaCTCTTCTGTGGCCGAGGCTCCATAATAGAAGCTAACTCCCAGAGGAAAATATTCTTTGGATGTTTATGATTAGAGTAACCTACCTTTGTATTAGAATAACCATGCTCTTACATACCTTccagctaaaaaaacaaaattcacaggATATAATCcaagtttataaataaatcatatgAAAGGAGGACATGTTACAGAAATATTGCAATTGGCTACATACCATCTGATTAATAAGCAGGATCTGGCTAGTATATAATGAACAGGCAAAAGTGGCAGTATATTCCATTGCCTAGTCTCCTGGCAGTAGGTTGCACTGCTGCCACCTTGTGGTCAGGTACCATTTTCAAGAGCAGAATATTGATACAATGAAGATGGACAGACAGTGAAAATAGCCCTCTTACTGTATGAGCCCTAAAGATCTATCAAACACACATAATTATAAATGTTACAGTATTGGTTGCTAAAAAATTCCacttccaacttttaaaaaattaaatttagaaggCAAAATATGTTTCTGGACATTGGTCACCCTGAGAATCCTCGAAGTTACCACTTGTGTTTCCCTGGTTATTCAACATATCTCTTTCAGTTTCCCCCTAAAGAATGGGAACGGGAAGATGAAAGATGAGCAGGATTGAAGGAATGCCAGTGGCCCATTTCCAATACTAAATGATTGAGGAAGTGTGGATTTAAAGACAAATGCTTTGGAGAAATAGAATTCCCCTAAAAGTCATCTGATAGAATACTATAGCCATCAGTTCTCAGGTTCAAAAACCTCCTGACTTACAATGctctggaggaagaaggaaatttcTGAGTCTACCGAGTGGCTATCTAGGGTTTatcaggaaatacatttttaaaagtacacatcTGGAAAAAAGGATGTGTAATGAAATTTCATCTTCTTTGTGTTATTTTAGCGAGTATTCTTCAAAATGATTCTTAAATACTAATAATTATGCTCGTTATAATTTACATGTCATCCGAGGAGATGAATCACTTAGATGATTCACCAAACATATAAAGAGAACCTGCACTAAAAGGTTCTTTTAGTGCAGAGAAAGGATTTTTATTTGGCATTGCATATGCACAAGCATCAGTATACCTGACCTTAAGTTGTGGAAAATGCACATGAGAAGAAGGAACAAAATTGTGCAGATGAGAATACAAAAGTTTTGGAAACCTGTCCAGTAGCTACATCCTGTTCCATTTGACTCCTTCCCATTTCTAGCTATTCTAGGAGAGTCAAGTTGGCCATAAATACCTTTCCAACTGATGCTGAGCTGGGCTGGGTTCTGGGAAGTGCCACATGGATCTGGGTCCATTACTTTTCAGCTTGCACATGATGTGTAAGAGGCAGAACTCACACTGTTTTATTGTAAACTATGAACATATTAATGATAGAGAGAGAACCTTATGAATGAAGGTAGCATAGAacggaaaaaataaaaaggcaaaataatgacAAACTTCCcatgtttcatttataaaatctGACCAATGTATGTAGATATGTAATGATGCTTTTGCAAACTGTGCTCTACAAACCTAAGGCACTATGTTACAGTAATCTCTATTACCTAGCAGTTATAGTAATAACAAAGGAAATCGGCAAGTTGGTGAGGGAGTTAATCCACTACCTGACCTGTCTTAATAAAGGCTGGATTTTATTATACATCATTTATCATTATTAGCAAAtaacatatgtacacacatattttataatatttttgagattggCTTACATTTCATATCCAAGATACACACCAGCCAGAATTTTCATATATAAACAAACACTTCTTACCAAGAAAGAGGCCATGGTCTCTTCTAAGAACATGTGGTTTGTAATGTTAGCTTACATAATATATCAAAAGAGTGCACCTAGATGATGGTTTTGTAGATGATATTCAAGGCAGACAAGGCTCATACTAAGGCACCATGTCAAGCCAACAAGAAAAAACGCATAAAAGCCCGAGAGCATAATGATTTATTATAGATTACTTCTGTTAAGTGCAATGGGGAAATGAAAGACTGCCAAACAAAAGGAACCTAGCCTTGCAAactaaaattcatttctttagcCTCAGTTACGTCATTTCACTTCAAAAAGAGTGAGCCtaagaaaaaagattaattttaaaaacgtAAAAACATAATGGAATCgtttttttctcagtaaaaattaagataaaaatcatgAGAAGTTTTTGTGGGCGAAATATTTAGTCATCATATACAAAGAAGCTGTAAGAACTGGTGacagttattttttaatccatgagTAACAAAGGGATGACTAAGTATAAAGAATCAGACCCCAATCTCCGTGTCACACATTTGAAAACAGCAACCACCCCCACCAACAACACATAAGctacttctcttcctttctcaactCATACGGgagaataaatatggaaaaatctaCTTCCTCTTCCaatcatattatttgtttttcttcctattaTCCTTAAAGtgagctttttctctctctcctaggaTCAGATGTTTAATGAGCTTCTTACATATGATGGACCTCATCTTCTGCAAGATTTGGACACATACTTAGGGGAAAAAGAGTGGCTCATTGGTAACTCTGTGAGTACCTTTTACATCATAAAAAAacgcaagcacacacacacccaaccaAAAACTTACAAAGAgtcattgaggaaaaaaaaagttacccacCGGGAGAGAGTAGGTTAGAGCGCAGGGATAAAAGCTAAACTTCtctgaataaatttttttagtggACTTAACTTTGAAACCATCAACTaaactattttatataattatataaaaacaacaaaaatattttaaaaagctaacacTGCAAAGTAAAAGCAAAGTGAAACAAATAAACCTGTGTCAAATTGATGCATGAAGTGTGTAAAGTACCTAAGTACTTTATTAGTGAGGTAGAACTGTTTTAAGAAATATCACAGTAAAACACAGTCATTTGACtatacattttattgtaaatattctCTCAGGACAAAAAATAGAAATCGTACACCGTTGTTAGTAGGGGCATACCTCGGAGATATTGTGGGATCGGTCCCAGACCACTGCAACAATGCGAATATCacatcaaatgaattttttggtttccctgTATACAGTTATGTTTACCCTAAGCATGCAATGGTAttgtctaaaacaaaacaaaacaaaacaatatacatatcttaattaaaaaatactttgttgtggggcgcctgggtggctcagtctgttaaacaccgggcttcagctcaggtcatgatcacatagttcgtgggtttgagctctgtgtcgggctctgtgctgacagctcagagcctggagcctgcttcagattctgtctccgtctctctctggccctcccccactcacactctgtctctctctctcaaaaatgaataaacattaaaaaattaaaaaaaatactttgttgctAAAAAAAcgttaaccatcatctgagctttcagcacctTGCAATCACTGATCACAGACACCATAATGAAAAAGCTTGCAATGTTGCAGgagttaccaaaatgtgacacagagacacaaagtgagcaaatgttcttggaaaaataatacaaaatagatTTCCTCAACACAGGTTTGCCACAAACCtttgtaaaaaacacagtatatGTGGGGCTCCTaggtctcagtcggttaagcgtccaactcttgattttggctcaggtcatgatctcacagttcatgaatttgagccccatgctgggctctgcactgatagtgtggaacctgcttgggattctctctctgcccctcccccactcacacaaatacacacacacacacacacacacccctctctctgtctcttaaacaataaaaaaaacaaaaaccctcagtATCTGCAACATGCAATAAAGCAAAGTACAGTAAAGTGAGTGTTCTTGTAATTATATTGTTGGTGGTACTGGGTATAGTCatattgttttcttctaatattagTATATCATATTTTGGGGTTAAGCAATACAAAAAATATGTAGATGTCACTGAGAACCAGGACCTTCAGTGTGGGAGAAAGAAGATAGAGATGTCAGATGCATGAAGCTGAGTAAACATCCTATTCCTGAAAGTGAACTATATCTGAAGTCATGATGAACTTTATCTCAGGGTAAAGAAAAAAGCATGTTGTATCCCTTTTTCTGGACACAATGACCAATCCAATTGTCCTGGGCACCTGCAGGACCCAGATTTTGGGTCTAAGTATTAAAggatttaatattaaatattaaaaggaatgagGGGTTCTTGGAGAAATAGCTCATTCTCAATTCGGGCAGGGAAACGTAAGAGACGAGCTGGGAATACCTCATCACACCGGAAACAAATGATTTATCAAAGACAACTGGGGTTGTGTCACAAGGACTCAAAAGTTAACTTGAAGAGGCTTCCAGTGGCCAAAGATGGCACAATTCAAGCTTCACTAAGAATATTACTGGCAGTGGAttgaaacaaatcaaaatgaagaCATGATGGCAACTACCACCACAACCAAACACAAACGTGTACACATAAACCCCCAAACCAAATAGAGCTTCATTGGTTACTTTTAGATGATACGGAGTCAAATTATTGTTCTGAAAACGGTCTTTAAAAGGTTGGGGGGTTTGAATAAAGAATTTACCTTGCCTTTCCTATGCCAATTGCACCTCAAGATAACAAA includes:
- the HPGDS gene encoding LOW QUALITY PROTEIN: hematopoietic prostaglandin D synthase (The sequence of the model RefSeq protein was modified relative to this genomic sequence to represent the inferred CDS: deleted 1 base in 1 codon); this translates as MPNYKLTYFNMRGRAEIIRYIFAYLDIKYEDHRIEQADWPEVKSTLPFGKIPILEVDGLNLHQSLAIARYLTKNTDLAGKTELERCQADAIVDTLDDFMARFPWAEKKQDIKDQMFNELLTYDGPHLLQDLDTYLGEKEWLIGNSVTWADFYWEICSTTLLVFKPDLLDNHPRLVTLRKKVQAIPAIADWIQRRPQTKL